The following are from one region of the Arachis duranensis cultivar V14167 chromosome 10, aradu.V14167.gnm2.J7QH, whole genome shotgun sequence genome:
- the LOC107471059 gene encoding uncharacterized protein LOC107471059 produces the protein MEVLKSWECETSSEEEEHNNSNEDSVHSVAFALGTVVLMVCLKRFLVEQWRAWVFLLLNVILLAIFFMSTKKPRWSVQTQESQNRIQPIKTHLKKDSVPPRSEESKECSENNVSANKKIDGEEDEGEEEEEEEEEAVAVLSKEELNERVEAFIAMFRQHLISDVKQGFNFPQTANLRTRPNKIQVSCC, from the coding sequence atggaggtGCTCAAGAGTTGGGAGTGTGAAACCAGTAGCGAGGAAGAAGAACACAACAACAGCAACGAAGATAGCGTACATAGCGTTGCGTTCGCACTAGGTACGGTGGTTTTAATGGTGTGTCTGAAGAGGTTTCTTGTTGAGCAATGGCGCGCTTGGGTCTTCCTTCTTCTCAATGTCATCCTACTCGCCATTTTCTTCATGTCTACTAAGAAACCGAGATGGAGTGTTCAGACTCAAGAAAGCCAAAACCGTATCCAACCAATCAAAActcatttaaaaaaagatagtgTCCCGCCGCGTTCCGAAGAAAGTAAGGAGTGCAGTGAAAATAATGTGAGCGCCAACAAAAAGATAGACGGGGAGGAGGACGAGGgcgaagaggaggaggaggaggaggaggaggcagTGGCGGTGCTTTCAAAAGAGGAGCTGAATGAGAGAGTGGAGGCGTTTATAGCCATGTTTAGGCAGCACCTGATCTCCGATGTCAAACAAGGTTTCAACTTCCCCCAAACGGCCAATTTGAGGACGCGCCCTAACAAGATTCAAGTTTCTTGCTGTTGA
- the LOC107471070 gene encoding uncharacterized protein LOC107471070, with the protein MEGTYREPSLFSQTVTELPNSNFMMQQQKLEEETQKLVALKKAYADVILNTGKEAAVRVMASEWRVHGFLHELEWTKEEGLRLMLRLKHMLDAKTAEAERASINQQRKIEELEAQLNEAEDVITDLRIELKQVYDELEKTKISQIQSLDEQNINRVPSVEEDAQPETSVSSPNQDQDHITNCNVKNISPTLKPVDDNCNNVPKQSEQLCIPNLEDFYARKPDFASIIMRSKKSELCKNGCTQRVCALEGNMLDEKLLSREEHNQHICLKKRLSAPCTGAKKMEMKKHVKFHKNRTRKRFSYCRSCFHSSCRIHLGEKCKSSKGACSLPSIKLCAICKLKRNKRCGHVRIRSSASAHCKPSLVLKQPSVCNDAKPSYDEYVAKMMPAPPLTNVGPVHESASVKESLQAVNKYELLEKAIEKDNDLEGRTSKNLAGLSSTAKVEIVDIPSSSINLANPKAFEENGGSPGRLLKYTFQRKRKKESLGTADEQIGYQKSAVKQRIEKKI; encoded by the exons ATGGAGGGAACATATAGAGAACCCTCTCTCTTCTCGCAAACTGTAACCGAACTCCCTAACTCCAATTTCATGATGCAGCAGCAAAAGCTAGAAGAAGAAACTcag AAATTGGTTGCCTTGAAGAAGGCTTATGCAGATGTGATTCTTAACACTGGAAAAGAGGCCGCAGTCAGGGTAATGGCTTCAGAATGGAGGGTCCATGGATTTCTCCATGAACTCGAATGGACTAAAGAAGAGGGGCTTCGATTGATGCTTAGATTGAAGCATATGCTTGATGCAAAG ACAGCTGAAGCAGAGAGAGCGTCAATTAACCAgcaaagaaaaattgaagagCTTGAAGCACAATTGAATGAGGCAGAGGATGTTATAACGGATCTTAGGATAGAGTTAAAACAAGTATACGACGAGTTAGAGAAGACAAAGATTAGTCAGATCCAATCTTTGGATGAGCAAAACATAAATCGCGTTCCATCTGTTGAAGAGGATGCACAACCCGAGACTTCAGTATCCTCTCCTAATCAAGATCAAGATCATATCACAAATTGCAACGTAAAGAACATATCCCCGACTTTGAAGCCTGTGGATGATAACTGCAATAATGTGCCAAAACAATCAGAACAATTGTGCATCCCTAACTTAGAAGATTTCTATGCTCGTAAACCTGATTTTGCTTCCATCATCATGAGAAGCAAGAAATCTGAACTTTGCAAAAATGGATGTACTCAAAGGGTCTGTGCACTAGAAGGAAACATGCTGGATGAGAAGCTTCTCTCTAGAGAGGAGCACAATCAACATATTTGTCTAAAGAAAAGACTTAGTGCCCCATGTACCGGAGCAAAGAAAATGGAGATGAAGAAACATGTCAAATTCCATAAAAATCGAACAAGGAAGAGATTTTCATATTGTAGATCATGCTTTCATTCGTCTTGTAGAATACATCTTGGTGAAAAATGTAAATCCagcaaaggtgcatgctctctaccTTCTATCAAGCTTTGTGCCATTTGCAAactgaaaagaaataaaagatgtGGACATGTAAGAATCAGATCTTCTGCTTCTGCACATTGTAAACCGTCACTTGTTCTTAAGCAGCCATCAGTGTGCAATGATGCGAAACCTAGCTACGATGAATATGTTGCGAAGATGATGCCTGCTCCCCCCTTGACAAATGTAGGACCTGTGCATGAATCTGCTTCTGTTAAAGAAAGTTTACAGGCAGTTAATAAATATGAACTGTTAGAGAAGGCCATTGAGAAGGATAACGATTTAGAAGGGAGGACTTCAAAGAATTTAGCAGGTCTGAGTTCTACGGCGAAAGTTGAGATTGTTGATATTCCATCTTCGAGTATTAATTTGGCAAATCCAAAAGCATTTGAAGAAAATGGTGGATCCCCTGGTAGGCTTCTGAAGTATACTTtccaaaggaaaagaaaaaaggaatctTTGGGAACTGCAGATGAACAGATTGGTTACCAGAAGAGTGCAGTGAAGCAGAGGATTGAGAAGAAAATCTGA
- the LOC107471043 gene encoding glucose-6-phosphate isomerase, cytosolic 2B: MASSTLISDTEQWKELKAHVADIKKTHLRDLLRDDARSQSMTVEFDGILLDYSRQQATLETVGKLFKLAEAASLKQKIGRMYNGEHINSTENRSVLHVALRASRDAVIQSDGKNVVPDVWKVLDKIKEFSERVRSGSWVGATGKQLKDVVAIGIGGSFLGPLFVHTALQTDPEASESSRGRQLRFLANVDPIDVARNITGLNPETTLVSSALGPSAVAKHMVAVSTNLTLVEKFGIDPNNAFAFWDWVGGRYSVCSAVGVLPLSLQYGFPVIEKFLKGASSIDQHVHSEPFERNIPVLLGLLSVWNVSFLGYPARAILPYSQALEKLAPHIQQVSMESNGKGVSIDGVPLPFEAGEIDFGEPGTNGQHSFYQLIHQGRVIPCDFIGVVKSQQPVYLKGEVVSNHDELMSNFFAQPDALAYGKTPEQLQKENVPPHLVAHKTFTGNRPSVSLLLPSLNAYNIGQLLAIYEHRVAVQGFIWNINSFDQWGVELGKSLATQVRKQLNASHTKKEPIQGFNFSTTTMLTRYLQASADIPADPPTHLPQI; encoded by the exons ATGGCTTCTTCCACGCTAATCTCTGACACCGAGCAATGGAAGGAGTTGAAG GCCCATGTCGCAGACATAAAAAAGACTCATTTGCGAGATTTATTGCGTGATGATGCTAGATCCCAGTCCATGACGGT CGAGTTTGATGGGATTCTATTGGACTACTCAAGACAGCAGGCTACCCTTGAAACAGTGGGAAAACTCTTCAAATTGGCTGAG GCTGCATCCCTGAAACAGAAGATAGGCCGAATGTACAATGGGGAGCAT ATAAATAGCACTGAGAATAGGTCAGTGCTCCATGTTGCTCTTCGTGCTTCAAGGGATGCTGTTATACAGAGTGATGGAAAGAATGTTGTCCCTGATGTTTGGAAAGTGCTGGACAAAATAAAGGAGTTTTCCGAGCGGGTTCGCAGTGGATCTTGG GTTGGAGCTACAGGAAAGCAACTGAAGGATGTTGTTGCCATCGGTATTGGTGGTAGCTTCTTAGGCCCACTTTTTGTGCACACTGCTCTACAAACAG ATCCTGAAGCAAGTGAATCTTCAAGAGGACGTCAGCTGCGCTT TCTTGCAAACGTTGATCCAATTGATGTTGCCAGAAATATCACGGGATTAAATCCTGAAACAACCCTAG TTTCATCTGCTCTCGG GCCCTCAGCAGTTGCAAAACATATGGTTGCTGTCAGTACTAATCTTACG CTTGTGGAAAAGTTTGGCATTGACCCTAATAATGCTTTTGCATTTTGGGATTGGGTTGGTGGCCGATATAGTG TTTGCAGTGCTGTTGGAGTATTGCCTTTATCTCTACAATATGGTTTCCCAGTAATTGAGAA GTTTCTAAAGGGAGCTTCCAGTATTGATCAACATGTGCATTCAGAACCATTTGAAAGAAATATACCT GTGCTTCTCGGGTTGTTGAGCGTATGGAATGTCTCATTCCTTGGATATCCTGCCAGA GCTATCTTACCTTATTCTCAAGCCTTGGAGAAGCTTGCCCCACACATTCAACAG GTCAGCATGGAAAGTAATGGAAAGGGAGTTTCTATTGATGGGGTACCTCTACCATTTGAGGCTGGTGAGATTGATTTTGGTGAACCAGGAACAAATGGGCAACACAGTTTTTATCAACTTATACACCAG GGCCGTGTTATTCCTTGTGATTTTATTGGAGTTGTGAAAAGTCAGCAACCTGTTTACCTGAAAG GTGAGGTAGTGAGCAATCATGATGAGCTAATGTCAAATTTCTTTGCACAACCAGATGCCCTTGCTTATGGGAAG ACACCAGAACAGTTGCAAAAAGAGAATGTTCCACCACATCTTGTGGCACACAAG ACCTTCACTGGCAATCGGCCATCTGTCAGTCTTCTGCTTCCATCATTGAATGCTTATAATATTGGACAG TTGTTAGCAATCTATGAACATAGAGTTGCTGTTCAAGGTTTCATATGGAACATCAATTCTTTTGATCAATGGGGAGTGGAACTGGGGAAG TCATTAGCTACTCAAGTGAGAAAGCAACTTAATGCGTCGCATACAAAGAAGGAACCAATTCAAGGCTTTAATTTCAGTACTACAACTATGTTAACAAGATATCTTCAG GCAAGTGCAGATATCCCAGCTGATCCACCAACTCATTTACCTCAGATTTAA